In Methanobrevibacter sp., one genomic interval encodes:
- a CDS encoding nucleotide sugar dehydrogenase: MKVCIIGQGYIGLPTAALFSKSHCEVVGVDISEKIINNLNKGIVHIEEPGISDQIKNAVDKKVYSASLTPQKADAFIITVPTPYIVENYSCDLSYVIEACHSILPVLEKGNTVIIESTIAPMSTDEQIKPIFEKAGFTIGEDLYLAHCPERVLPGRIMYELVNNNRIIGGVTPECAKKASEVYGQFVKGELILTEAKTAELSKCMENTFRDVNIALANELAKICAEIGVNALDVIEMANKHPRVNLHSPGPGVGGHCLAIDPYFIYAKAPETAKIIKLARDTNNSMPDFVCENVKKIIKEGKISVLGVSYKGNTDDDRESPAYEIIAKLSSDYEILVHDPHIENPNYVSLEEAVKDSDLILVLCDHDEFKDLDYDLIKSSMKSPIIFDTKNIIKEVPDEIKLYNYGNLYELN; the protein is encoded by the coding sequence ATGAAAGTATGCATTATAGGTCAAGGTTATATTGGACTTCCAACCGCAGCACTCTTTTCAAAAAGTCATTGCGAAGTTGTTGGAGTAGACATTTCAGAAAAGATAATCAACAATCTAAATAAAGGAATAGTTCACATTGAAGAACCAGGTATAAGCGACCAAATCAAAAATGCAGTAGACAAAAAAGTATATTCCGCTAGTTTAACTCCGCAAAAAGCAGATGCATTCATTATTACTGTACCAACACCATACATTGTTGAAAATTACAGCTGTGATTTGAGTTATGTTATTGAAGCATGCCACTCAATATTACCGGTACTTGAAAAGGGAAATACAGTCATTATTGAATCCACAATTGCTCCAATGTCAACTGACGAGCAAATAAAACCAATATTTGAAAAAGCAGGTTTTACAATTGGAGAAGATTTATATCTTGCACACTGTCCTGAAAGAGTACTTCCAGGAAGAATAATGTATGAATTAGTTAACAATAATCGTATTATCGGTGGAGTTACACCAGAATGTGCAAAAAAAGCCAGTGAAGTGTATGGCCAATTTGTAAAAGGTGAATTAATACTCACAGAAGCAAAAACTGCAGAATTATCAAAATGTATGGAAAATACATTCAGGGATGTTAACATTGCTCTTGCAAATGAACTTGCAAAAATCTGTGCTGAAATTGGTGTTAATGCACTTGATGTTATTGAAATGGCCAATAAACATCCAAGAGTTAATTTACACTCACCAGGACCTGGTGTTGGAGGCCACTGCCTTGCAATTGACCCATACTTTATTTATGCAAAAGCTCCAGAAACAGCTAAAATCATTAAATTAGCAAGAGACACCAACAATTCAATGCCTGATTTTGTATGTGAAAATGTTAAAAAAATCATTAAAGAAGGTAAAATAAGCGTTTTAGGAGTATCTTACAAAGGAAATACCGATGATGATAGAGAAAGCCCTGCTTATGAAATTATAGCTAAATTAAGTAGTGATTATGAAATTTTAGTTCATGACCCTCACATTGAAAACCCTAATTATGTAAGTCTTGAAGAGGCTGTAAAAGATAGTGACTTGATTTTGGTACTTTGTGACCATGACGAATTTAAAGATTTAGACTATGATTTAATTAAAAGTAGTATGAAAAGTCCAATAATCTTTGATACAAAAAATATAATAAAAGAAGTTCCAGACGAAATTAAATTATATAATTACGGGAACTTATATGAATTAAACTAA
- the rfbD gene encoding dTDP-4-dehydrorhamnose reductase produces MKILITGSNGMLGYDLKEVLNDAHELILTTSKTLDITDKEHTIDFILDNEPDLVINSAAYTNVDGCEENQDIAYAVNSEGVKNLAIACKELDCPLVHISTDYIFNGKNDRPWTEDDEIGPISVYGKSKLKGEEAILEILDKYFIIRTAWLYGINGKNFPKTMLELAKDHSEITVVYDEVGTPTYTLDLVKAISELIETDFYGIYHLTNSGSCSWCEFSRYIFEVADVDVKVIPVTASEFARPAPRPSYSVLENKNWIEKGFKPLRSYKEAIKEYIELIK; encoded by the coding sequence ATGAAGATTTTAATAACTGGTTCTAATGGAATGTTGGGGTATGACTTGAAAGAAGTTTTAAATGATGCTCATGAATTAATACTTACTACTTCCAAAACATTAGATATCACTGATAAAGAACACACAATAGATTTTATTTTAGATAACGAACCTGATCTTGTTATAAATTCTGCTGCATACACTAATGTTGATGGATGTGAGGAAAATCAGGACATTGCTTATGCTGTAAATAGTGAAGGAGTTAAAAATCTCGCCATCGCATGCAAGGAACTTGACTGTCCTTTAGTTCATATAAGTACTGATTATATTTTCAATGGTAAAAATGACAGGCCCTGGACCGAAGATGATGAAATTGGTCCTATAAGTGTTTATGGTAAAAGTAAACTTAAGGGAGAAGAGGCTATTCTTGAAATCCTTGACAAATACTTTATTATAAGAACTGCATGGCTGTATGGAATCAATGGTAAGAATTTCCCAAAAACAATGCTTGAACTTGCAAAAGACCATTCTGAAATAACTGTGGTATACGATGAGGTTGGAACTCCTACTTATACTCTAGATTTGGTAAAAGCTATTTCAGAATTGATAGAAACAGATTTTTATGGGATTTATCATTTAACAAATTCCGGAAGCTGCTCATGGTGTGAATTTTCAAGATATATTTTTGAAGTTGCAGATGTGGATGTTAAAGTAATTCCGGTTACAGCATCTGAATTCGCACGACCCGCACCACGTCCAAGTTATTCTGTATTGGAAAATAAAAATTGGATAGAAAAAGGTTTCAAACCACTTAGAAGTTATAAAGAAGCTATTAAAGAATATATTGAGTTGATTAAATGA
- a CDS encoding ribonuclease: MNKKLVLVIALIVALFSISAVSAGFFDFLHFGDDSSDVNVVEDGQYCTVDEVSAYIKEFHKLPSNYITKKEAQSLGWHGGPLKKYAPGKSIGGDTFTNRQHVLPDSDDKYIECDIDANGTARGAERIVYNTGDYKVYYTDDHYNTFTEV, encoded by the coding sequence ATGAATAAAAAATTAGTTTTAGTCATTGCATTGATTGTTGCTTTATTTAGTATTTCCGCTGTAAGTGCAGGATTTTTCGATTTTTTGCATTTTGGAGATGATTCAAGTGATGTTAATGTAGTGGAGGATGGCCAATATTGTACTGTTGATGAAGTTTCTGCATACATCAAAGAATTTCACAAACTTCCAAGCAATTATATAACTAAAAAAGAAGCTCAAAGTCTTGGTTGGCATGGTGGGCCTCTTAAAAAATATGCTCCTGGAAAAAGTATAGGTGGGGATACATTTACAAACAGACAGCATGTACTTCCAGACAGTGACGATAAATACATTGAATGTGATATTGATGCAAATGGAACTGCTCGTGGAGCAGAAAGGATAGTTTACAATACTGGTGATTACAAAGTTTATTATACTGATGACCATTACAACACATTCACAGAGGTTTAA
- a CDS encoding barstar family protein — MQIDGKLIKKNGHDYLMDVLNLPEYYGKNLDALYDCLCEMDCDIQLINPGDVDKDILDTFADASKENDFLKFEILY, encoded by the coding sequence ATGCAAATCGATGGAAAATTGATTAAAAAGAATGGTCATGATTATCTGATGGATGTATTGAATTTGCCTGAATACTATGGTAAAAATTTAGATGCATTATACGATTGTTTATGTGAAATGGACTGTGATATTCAATTAATTAATCCGGGTGATGTCGATAAGGATATTCTTGATACATTTGCTGATGCCTCTAAAGAGAATGATTTTTTAAAATTTGAGATATTATATTAG
- the rfbA gene encoding glucose-1-phosphate thymidylyltransferase RfbA, which produces MKGIVLAGGSGTRLYPITKAVSKQLLPLYDKPMIYYPISVLMLAGIKEILIISTPRDLPMFKDLLGDGSSLGIEFSYAVQENPNGLAEAFIVGEDFIGDDNVALILGDNIFHGHRFTEILERATQLDEGAVIFGYYTNNPEAFGVVEFDEEWNVLSVEEKPENPKSNYIVPGLYFYDNDVIEIAKNVEPSQRGEVEITSVNEEYLKRGKLKVELLGRGMAWLDTGTHEGLLEAANFIETIQKRQGLYIACLEEIAYLKKYINKEQLLKTAEELKKTDYGQYLFNLAKK; this is translated from the coding sequence ATGAAAGGTATAGTACTTGCAGGTGGTTCTGGAACTCGTCTTTATCCCATTACAAAAGCAGTTTCAAAACAATTATTGCCTTTATATGATAAACCAATGATTTATTATCCAATTTCTGTTTTAATGCTTGCTGGAATCAAAGAAATATTGATTATTTCAACTCCTAGGGATTTACCAATGTTTAAAGATCTTTTGGGTGACGGTTCAAGTTTAGGAATCGAATTCTCCTATGCTGTTCAGGAGAATCCTAACGGTCTTGCAGAGGCATTTATTGTTGGTGAGGATTTCATTGGTGATGATAATGTTGCTTTAATTTTGGGGGATAATATATTCCATGGTCATAGATTCACTGAAATTCTTGAAAGAGCAACTCAATTGGATGAGGGTGCAGTGATATTTGGTTATTACACAAATAATCCTGAAGCATTTGGTGTTGTTGAATTTGATGAAGAATGGAATGTACTTTCTGTTGAAGAAAAACCAGAAAATCCTAAATCCAATTATATTGTGCCAGGTCTTTATTTTTATGACAATGATGTTATAGAAATAGCTAAAAATGTAGAACCTTCCCAAAGAGGTGAAGTGGAGATTACTTCTGTTAATGAAGAATATCTTAAACGTGGAAAACTTAAAGTAGAACTTTTAGGAAGAGGAATGGCTTGGCTTGATACAGGAACACATGAAGGACTTTTGGAAGCTGCAAACTTTATTGAAACTATTCAAAAAAGACAAGGTTTGTATATTGCATGTCTTGAAGAAATTGCTTATCTTAAAAAATATATTAATAAGGAACAATTATTAAAAACTGCAGAAGAGCTTAAAAAAACAGATTATGGACAATATTTATTTAATTTAGCTAAAAAGTGA
- the rfbC gene encoding dTDP-4-dehydrorhamnose 3,5-epimerase yields the protein MGKFKFTETGIDGMFVVEPTVFEDNRGYFMETYHEKEFKEEGYDLTFVQDNQSKSTKGVLRGLHLQVKYPQGKLVRVIKGEVFDVGVDLRADSPTYGKWFGAILSDENKKQLFIPPKFAHGFLVLSDEAEFVYKCTEVYHGEDESGIKWDDEDIAIDWPLDDIDEIILSEKDEKWLSFKESQIKYE from the coding sequence ATGGGAAAATTTAAGTTTACAGAAACCGGTATTGATGGAATGTTTGTAGTAGAACCTACTGTTTTTGAAGATAACAGAGGATACTTTATGGAAACATATCATGAAAAAGAGTTTAAAGAAGAGGGCTATGATTTAACTTTTGTTCAGGACAATCAATCCAAATCAACAAAAGGAGTTTTAAGAGGCTTGCATTTACAAGTCAAATACCCTCAAGGAAAATTGGTTCGTGTCATTAAAGGAGAAGTATTCGATGTCGGTGTAGATTTAAGAGCTGACTCTCCCACCTACGGTAAATGGTTTGGAGCTATTTTGTCTGATGAAAACAAAAAACAATTGTTTATCCCTCCAAAATTTGCACATGGATTTTTAGTGTTGTCCGATGAAGCGGAATTCGTTTATAAATGTACTGAAGTCTATCATGGAGAAGATGAAAGTGGAATCAAATGGGATGATGAAGACATAGCTATCGACTGGCCATTAGATGATATTGATGAAATAATCTTATCTGAAAAAGATGAAAAATGGCTAAGTTTTAAAGAATCCCAAATTAAATACGAGTGA
- the rfbB gene encoding dTDP-glucose 4,6-dehydratase — protein MSKILVTGGAGFIGSNFVRYMVNKYSEYEIINLDALTYCGNLENLKDIEDKDNYSFVKGDIRDKNVIDDLVKRCDYVINFAAESHVDRSITDPEIFIKSNVLGTQVLLNAAKEFGVEKYIQISTDEVYGSLGKTGYFTEETPLQPNSPYSASKAGGDLITRAYGETFGLPINITRCSNNYGPYQFPEKLIPLMISNTLENKKLPIYGDGKNIRDWLHVYDHCQAIDLVLHEGKLGEVYNIGGNNEKQNIEIVKLILSQLNKDESLIEFVTDRLGHDRRYAIDSSKIQNDLGWSPKYTFEVGIKETIQWYLDNQDWTSQVKSGQYQEYYNKMYKGR, from the coding sequence ATGTCAAAAATACTTGTTACTGGTGGAGCAGGATTTATTGGAAGTAACTTTGTTAGATACATGGTTAATAAATACTCAGAATATGAAATCATTAACCTTGATGCTCTGACTTACTGCGGAAACCTTGAAAATTTAAAAGATATTGAAGATAAAGATAATTATTCATTCGTTAAAGGCGATATAAGGGATAAAAATGTTATTGATGATTTAGTTAAACGATGTGATTATGTAATCAATTTTGCAGCTGAAAGTCACGTTGACAGAAGTATAACAGATCCTGAAATATTCATTAAGTCCAATGTTTTGGGAACACAGGTCTTATTAAATGCCGCTAAGGAATTTGGTGTTGAAAAATACATTCAGATTTCAACTGATGAAGTGTATGGAAGTTTAGGAAAAACTGGATATTTTACTGAAGAGACTCCTTTACAGCCTAATAGTCCTTATTCAGCTTCAAAAGCAGGTGGGGATTTAATTACACGTGCTTACGGCGAAACTTTTGGATTGCCTATAAACATTACTCGCTGCTCTAATAATTATGGACCTTATCAATTCCCTGAAAAATTGATTCCATTAATGATTTCAAATACTCTGGAAAATAAGAAATTACCAATTTATGGTGATGGAAAAAACATCAGGGATTGGTTACACGTCTATGACCACTGCCAAGCTATTGATTTGGTTTTACATGAAGGTAAACTTGGTGAAGTTTACAATATTGGTGGAAATAACGAAAAACAGAATATTGAAATTGTTAAATTGATATTGAGTCAATTGAATAAGGATGAATCATTGATTGAATTTGTAACCGATAGGTTAGGTCACGATAGGCGTTATGCTATTGACTCAAGTAAAATTCAAAATGATTTGGGTTGGTCTCCTAAATACACATTTGAGGTTGGAATTAAAGAAACAATTCAATGGTATCTCGATAATCAGGATTGGACCAGTCAAGTCAAAAGTGGCCAATACCAGGAATATTATAACAAAATGTATAAAGGTAGATAA
- a CDS encoding CDP-glycerol glycerophosphotransferase family protein, translating into MSYLKHKIYGVLFKLFKSTNIKKNRVSFIIDSRESFKGNLNYIQKEFENRGNFEFYYFYKDKLSIDSFRKLASSKFIFLNDNFFPLAFMKFSPENVLVQLWHAPGASKKFGGSVDIKSREILGKISENTDYLIVTSDNIKEYYSEAFQMPTNKIKSLGLPRMDYYFENRDVDKLKENLLAKHNVPTDKKIILYAPTFRDEEKYNNVFNYLNLEEFNRVLGDEYVLALRLHPKIKDFYKDDISAIGQYIDVSSYESEQELILISDMLITDYSSIMIEYVALNKPVVFFTYDLDSYLSNERGFYYDFKETVPGPIVFTSSELIDVIKNNKFDKSKISEFLKTQFNVIDGNSSKRIVDFLLR; encoded by the coding sequence ATGAGTTATTTAAAGCATAAGATATACGGTGTTTTATTTAAATTATTTAAAAGCACCAATATTAAAAAAAATAGAGTTTCCTTTATTATTGATTCAAGGGAGTCATTTAAAGGTAATTTAAATTACATTCAAAAGGAATTTGAAAATAGGGGAAACTTTGAATTTTATTATTTTTATAAAGATAAACTTTCTATTGATAGTTTCAGGAAGTTAGCTAGTTCTAAATTCATTTTTTTAAACGATAATTTTTTTCCATTGGCATTCATGAAATTTAGTCCAGAAAATGTACTTGTTCAATTGTGGCATGCACCGGGGGCTTCAAAGAAGTTTGGTGGATCTGTTGATATCAAAAGCAGGGAAATTCTTGGAAAAATTTCTGAAAACACTGATTATTTGATTGTTACATCAGATAATATTAAAGAGTATTATTCTGAAGCCTTTCAGATGCCTACAAATAAGATTAAGTCATTAGGCCTTCCTCGTATGGATTATTATTTTGAAAATCGTGATGTTGATAAGTTAAAAGAAAATTTACTTGCTAAACATAATGTTCCAACAGATAAAAAGATTATTCTCTATGCTCCAACATTCAGAGATGAGGAAAAATACAATAATGTATTTAATTATCTTAATCTAGAGGAATTCAATAGGGTTTTGGGTGATGAATATGTTTTGGCTTTAAGACTTCATCCAAAAATTAAAGACTTCTATAAGGATGACATTTCAGCTATTGGACAATATATTGATGTAAGTAGTTATGAAAGCGAACAGGAATTAATACTAATAAGTGATATGTTAATAACTGATTATTCATCCATAATGATAGAATATGTCGCATTAAATAAGCCTGTAGTATTTTTCACATATGACTTGGATAGTTATTTATCAAATGAACGTGGTTTCTATTATGATTTTAAGGAAACCGTGCCAGGACCAATTGTTTTTACTTCCAGTGAACTGATTGATGTTATTAAAAATAATAAATTTGATAAAAGTAAAATTTCTGAATTTCTTAAGACTCAATTTAATGTAATTGATGGTAATTCATCTAAAAGAATTGTTGATTTTCTATTAAGATAA
- a CDS encoding glycosyltransferase produces MDNFKVSVIVPVYNCCEYIGSTLDAIINQDFEDFEIIVIDDGSTDNSLEIIKEKLSTSTRHYEIIHQENAGVSCARNRGIEIARGDYLVFVDADDFITKDHLSQLYNGKTDFSLTQFVKKDGEHLSKPHHFTEKLISCDDFIRMELNMEIPFHFCQLMYKTSIVNENNIRFTPNVVYGEDTEFALKTFIFGENISLGNEITYYYVQHDESAIRTSEFKRFEVVNIFENLAQYYRSHGKDELANLIVTSRIPKAIFGNMNYFFYNDYNFEDVIEKMHQLDLFEKLSKFEGDSKSKFKIKLFLLNPNIYYKVWKKIKNSID; encoded by the coding sequence ATGGATAATTTTAAGGTTAGTGTCATTGTTCCAGTTTATAATTGTTGTGAATATATAGGTAGCACACTCGATGCAATAATTAATCAGGATTTTGAGGATTTTGAAATAATTGTCATCGATGACGGATCAACTGACAACAGTCTGGAAATTATAAAGGAAAAATTGTCCACTTCAACAAGGCATTATGAGATTATTCATCAGGAGAATGCGGGGGTTAGCTGTGCAAGAAATCGTGGAATTGAAATAGCTCGTGGAGATTATCTGGTTTTTGTTGATGCAGATGATTTTATTACTAAAGATCACTTATCTCAGTTATATAATGGTAAAACTGATTTTAGTTTAACACAATTTGTTAAAAAGGATGGGGAACATTTATCTAAACCTCATCATTTCACAGAAAAGTTAATTTCATGTGATGATTTTATTAGGATGGAATTAAACATGGAAATTCCGTTTCATTTCTGTCAATTGATGTATAAAACAAGTATTGTCAATGAAAACAATATCAGATTTACTCCTAATGTTGTTTATGGGGAAGATACGGAATTCGCACTAAAAACATTTATTTTTGGGGAAAATATTTCCCTTGGAAATGAAATAACCTATTATTATGTTCAACATGATGAATCAGCAATTAGGACATCAGAATTCAAGCGTTTTGAAGTTGTAAATATTTTTGAAAACCTTGCTCAGTATTATAGAAGTCATGGAAAAGATGAACTGGCTAATTTGATAGTTACATCTAGGATTCCAAAAGCAATCTTTGGAAATATGAATTATTTTTTCTATAATGACTATAATTTTGAGGATGTAATCGAAAAAATGCATCAATTGGACTTATTTGAAAAATTATCTAAATTTGAAGGGGATTCAAAATCCAAATTTAAGATAAAATTATTCTTGTTAAATCCTAATATATATTATAAAGTATGGAAAAAAATTAAAAATTCAATTGATTAG
- a CDS encoding glycosyltransferase family 2 protein translates to MKVSVVTPNYNGERFLKTFLNSLNEDSQYIGEVIIVDNGSTDGSLDYLKSNSFDFPLVLIENKENVGFSPAVNQGIRKAKNNLIFSINNDTEIKKGSIKSLIDLITSSDDIFSVQAKMLQYTNKNLIDDVGDEYNLLAWTKKVGENHESSEYNEVKDIFSSCAGAAMYNKSILDEIGLFDDNFFAYMEDVDLAIRSKINGYRNLLCPNAIVYHIGSATSGSRYNEFKVKLAARNNVWVVYKNLPIPLKIVNFVFLFLGFLIKYIFFCKKGFGSTYLAGIREGLSCRNKIEKVKFESKNTKNYFKMEFRLIINTIKFLKR, encoded by the coding sequence ATGAAAGTTTCAGTTGTAACACCAAATTATAATGGGGAAAGATTTCTAAAAACATTCTTAAATTCTCTTAATGAGGATAGTCAGTATATTGGTGAAGTTATCATTGTTGATAATGGATCCACTGATGGTAGTTTGGATTATCTTAAAAGCAATAGCTTTGATTTTCCTTTAGTATTAATAGAAAATAAAGAGAATGTAGGTTTCTCTCCTGCAGTCAATCAAGGAATCAGAAAAGCTAAAAATAATCTTATATTCTCAATCAACAATGACACTGAAATTAAAAAAGGATCAATCAAATCTTTAATAGACTTAATTACTTCCAGTGATGATATTTTTTCTGTTCAAGCCAAAATGCTCCAATATACAAATAAAAATCTGATTGATGATGTTGGAGATGAGTACAATTTGCTTGCTTGGACTAAAAAAGTTGGTGAAAATCATGAATCCAGCGAATATAATGAAGTTAAGGATATATTTTCAAGTTGTGCAGGAGCGGCAATGTATAACAAATCTATTTTAGATGAGATTGGCCTGTTTGATGATAACTTTTTTGCATATATGGAAGATGTTGACTTAGCAATAAGATCCAAGATTAATGGATATAGGAATCTTTTATGTCCTAATGCTATTGTCTATCACATAGGAAGTGCGACATCTGGAAGTAGATACAATGAATTTAAGGTTAAATTGGCTGCCCGTAACAATGTTTGGGTGGTTTATAAGAATTTACCAATTCCTCTAAAGATCGTGAATTTTGTTTTCCTGTTTTTAGGATTTTTAATTAAATATATATTCTTTTGTAAGAAAGGATTCGGTTCTACTTATTTGGCAGGTATTCGCGAAGGTTTATCTTGTAGAAATAAAATAGAAAAAGTCAAATTCGAATCAAAAAATACAAAAAATTATTTTAAAATGGAATTCAGATTAATAATAAACACTATTAAATTTTTAAAAAGATGA
- a CDS encoding glycosyltransferase family 2 protein, whose amino-acid sequence MDLSVVIVNYQTFELTKNTINSIFKYEYPFEYEILVVDNASSDDSLARLKEYFKDNVTFIASKDNNGFAAGNNQALRIAKGKYVLLLNSDTIVWENALENIYGYMEKHVDVGASGCRVILENGDLDKACKRSFPNVKNSFFRLFHIPANSKDNDYNLDSLPDDEIYEIDCLTGAFMFMRADALKDAGLLDETFFMYGEDIDLCYRIKKAGWKIIYYGESKITHLKGASSKKQKSKLIYEFYRAMYIYYKKHHADESLFLVNWVVYLGIAILCVLKLFLNIFKKKD is encoded by the coding sequence ATGGACCTTTCAGTTGTAATTGTAAATTATCAAACATTTGAACTAACAAAGAATACTATCAATTCTATATTCAAATATGAATATCCATTTGAATATGAAATTTTAGTTGTCGATAATGCTTCCAGTGATGATAGTTTAGCCCGTTTAAAAGAATATTTTAAAGATAATGTAACATTTATTGCATCAAAAGACAATAATGGTTTTGCAGCTGGAAACAATCAGGCATTAAGAATTGCAAAAGGAAAATATGTTCTTCTTTTAAACTCAGATACTATAGTTTGGGAAAATGCTCTGGAAAATATTTATGGATATATGGAAAAGCATGTTGATGTGGGTGCTAGTGGATGTAGGGTCATTTTAGAAAATGGAGATCTTGACAAAGCATGTAAAAGAAGTTTTCCAAATGTAAAGAATTCATTTTTCAGGTTATTCCACATTCCAGCAAATAGTAAAGATAATGACTATAATTTGGATAGCCTTCCTGATGACGAAATTTATGAGATTGATTGCTTAACTGGTGCATTCATGTTCATGAGGGCAGATGCTTTAAAAGATGCAGGACTTCTTGATGAGACATTTTTCATGTATGGTGAAGATATAGATCTTTGTTACAGAATTAAAAAAGCAGGCTGGAAGATTATTTACTATGGTGAGTCTAAAATTACTCATTTAAAAGGGGCCAGCAGTAAAAAACAGAAATCCAAGTTAATTTATGAGTTTTATCGTGCAATGTATATTTATTACAAAAAACATCATGCTGATGAATCTTTATTTTTAGTAAATTGGGTTGTTTATCTGGGAATAGCTATTCTATGTGTTTTAAAATTATTTTTAAATATTTTTAAAAAGAAAGATTAA